One stretch of Amphiura filiformis unplaced genomic scaffold, Afil_fr2py scaffold_179, whole genome shotgun sequence DNA includes these proteins:
- the LOC140145237 gene encoding uncharacterized protein, giving the protein MNPGDKQQSRKTIIVKASGDVSVTAFDNEWASGDGFIVIPTSHLGRRHYVASYQPVPSRIPSFFCASSLSNDTRINIKTPTGHVHNAILGQFESMWFDNGGTEDLSGTLIQSDQPIAVISGALTAIPLDSGFYHIDGLIGQLPSTELWGQSYTLAPFLSLNSGYLCRVYADVTTKLFISDKKL; this is encoded by the coding sequence ATGAATCCAGGAGATAAACAGCAAAGCAGGAAAACAATTATCGTGAAAGCATCTGGCGACGTATCAGTGACTGCCTTCGATAATGAATGGGCTAGTGGCGATGGCTTTATTGTCATTCCGACATCACACTTAGGAAGGCGACACTATGTGGCATCTTATCAACCGGTTCCAAGTAGGATTCCGTCCTTCTTCTGTGCATCCTCACTTTCTAACGATACCAGGATTAACATTAAAACCCCTACAGGACACGTGCACAATGCTATTTTAGGGCAATTCGAAAGCATGTGGTTTGATAACGGCGGCACTGAAGATCTATCAGGTACACTTATTCAAAGTGACCAGCCAATTGCCGTAATATCCGGTGCACTAACAGCCATACCATTAGATTCCGGGTTTTATCATATCGATGGTCTAATCGGACAACTCCCATCTACAGAATTATGGGGTCAGAGCTACACCCTCGCGCCATTTCTGAGTTTGAATTCTGGCTACCTGTGTAGAGTGTACGCAGACGTAACCACTAAATTATTCATATCAGATAAAAAACTGTAG
- the LOC140145236 gene encoding uncharacterized protein, translating into MLSLTSNSSVMVAQYMKKYEANNPYRGDASMLIVQPNTWYVNHVTFPVFNYTRSINHTYYVNVIIQCDYVDGLLFDGLLLNVDTWDQLTAPDDSSCCLRNIVSPGHHSISSTNLKARFSVSVYAIAEDFGSSYTYQAQVFHLQDTVTTEMPPTEKPPVVLVVQQAATTELEVSWKRYQTDARIQHFRVTYNKGNSLNLEEAVTIYVNGTQRAITLSDLAPNTPYYIKIEAYTEDDTTLNVGELRAMTLPDKSPEFPLVLVIAGASGGLILLLVVILMIVCRPKRNTSRRQSTMPLYVDKNTMHDLKEGTINPVNNDADPVYEVPPPKPKDFDNDSTYEELGERNVDGGRYQDFKYK; encoded by the exons ATGTTGTCTCTAACTTCAAACAGTTCGGTCATGGTGGCACAGTACATGAAAAAATACGAGGCAAATAATCCGTATCGTGGAGATGCATCAATGCTCATTGTCCAACCAAACACGTGGTATGTTAATCACGTGACATTCCCTGTATTTAATTATACACGAAGTATTAATCACACATATTATGTCAATGTCATAATACAATGTGACTATGTTGATGGTCTTCTTTTTGATGGTTTGCTTCTGAATGTGGATACCTGGGATCAACTAACTGCACCAGATGATTCTTCATGTTGTCTTCGAAACATTGTATCTCCTGGACACCATTCGATCTCTAGTACCAATCTCAAAGCAAGATTCTCTGTATCAGTTTATGCTATTGCTGAAGATTTTGGTTCTTCATACACCTATCAGGCCCAAGTATTTCATTTACAGG ACACTGTGACCACAGAGATGCCACCAACGGAAAAACCTCCAG TTGTCCTCGTCGTGCAACAAGCTGCGACCACAGAACTTGAAGTAAGCTGGAAACGCTATCAAACAGACGCAAGGATTCAACATTTCAGA GTGACTTACAACAAAGGTAATAGTCTGAATTTGGAAGAAGCTGTTACTATTTATGTCAACGGAACTCAGCGTGCTATTACCCTATCTGACTTGGCACCCAACACACCGTATTACATCAAGATAGAGGCGTATACCGAAGACGACACAACTTTGAATGTCGGAGAATTACGAGCGATGACTTTGCCAg ACAAGTCTCCTGAATTCCCGTTAGTGCTGGTAATAGCAGGCGCTTCTGGTGGATTAATTCTTTTGTTAGTCGTAATCTTGATGATAGTTTGTCGCCCTAAACGCAATAC gaGCCGCAGACAATCTACTATGCCACTATACGTGGACAAAAATACAATGCATGACTTGAAAGAAGGGACAATCAACCCAGTGAACAATGATGCAGATCCAGTCTATGAAGTGCCACCTCCAAAGCCCAAGGACTTTGATAATGATTCGACATATGAGGAACTAGGCGAAAGGAATGTAGATGGGGGTCGATATCAGGATTTTAAATACAAATAG
- the LOC140145232 gene encoding somatostatin receptor type 2-like: MDNKDDNFICPPGYITLDYRNTSDDNVGWTHTYKEMIIRAGVFPSIMIFGLISNLLFMFVLIRVKEMRTITNFYLANLAVADFLYLFMQGLTTGLNVLTYGIVQGQFYRSSVGCNISGTFLYMPYFTSIGLITLVSFERFIGVCYPLKSRKWSSKSRTVKLVIFTWILGFLPTLLRIPNKNRFLNFCIMWPNRARYDGFPHFTRVCTWTNRKFVRAWPFVEFIPFTIAMVCNTVFYTMIIKTLSKRSDGIGEKSRDTSMKGNNLRNHVARMLITNGVAFFICMSPYQFAQVCWVIMEFTDLPIPFWTPGFEYAFFRVAAAMTLVNSAINPVVYGASNPRVRKAFRQAFGCDTLIPSQPSPVIQNSSQSTSTRQQPQIHKIEAISDANVM; this comes from the coding sequence ATGGATAACAAAGATGACAACTTCATCTGCCCACCTGGGTACATAACATTGGATTATCGTAATACAAGTGACGACAATGTTGGTTGGACACATACCTACAAAGAAATGATCATCCGTGCTGGTGTGTTCCCTTCCATCATGATCTTTGGTTTAATTTCCAATCTCTTATTCATGTTCGTCCTTATCCGTGTCAAGGAAATGCGAACCATCACCAACTTCTATCTCGCCAACTTAGCTGTGGCCGATTTCTTGTATCTGTTCATGCAAGGGTTGACGACTGGACTGAACGTGTTGACTTATGGGATCGTCCAGGGGCAGTTTTATCGATCTTCTGTGGGGTGCAATATCTCTGGAACGTTCTTATATATGCCGTATTTTACGTCGATCGGACTGATAACTCTGGTAAGCTTTGAGAGATTTATTGGTGTTTGTTACCCCTTAAAAAGCCGCAAGTGGTCGAGTAAATCTCGCACTGTGAAGTTAGTAATCTTCACTTGGATTCTTGGATTTTTGCCAACATTACTGCGAATTCCAAACAAAAACAGATTTTTGAATTTCTGCATTATGTGGCCTAATAGAGCACGATATGACGGATTCCCACATTTCACACGTGTTTGCACCTGGACGAATAGGAAGTTCGTGAGAGCATGGCCGTTTGTGGAATTCATTCCTTTCACCATTGCCATGGTTTGCAACACTGTATTTTACACAATGATCATCAAAACTTTGAGCAAGAGATCTGATGGGATAGGGGAGAAATCCAGGGACACGTCAATGAAAGGCAACAATCTTCGCAACCACGTGGCACGAATGTTGATCACAAACGGGGTGGCATTTTTCATCTGCATGAGTCCATATCAGTTTGCCCAAGTTTGTTGGGTCATTATGGAGTTCACTGATCTGCCAATTCCATTCTGGACCCCTGGATTTGAATATGCCTTTTTTAGAGTTGCAGCTGCAATGACTCTTGTGAACTCAGCAATTAACCCTGTCGTATACGGCGCAAGCAACCCTCGAGTTCGCAAAGCATTCAGACAAGCTTTTGGTTGTGATACTCTGATTCCATCGCAGCCGTCACCAGTGATTCAAAATAGTTCGCAATCAACTTCAACTCGTCAGCAGCCGCAGATACACAAAATAGAAGCTATTTCTGACGCTAATGTTATGTAA